GGCCCGCGTGGAAAGCGCGTTCGCGGCCACGCCCCGCGCGGGGCGTGGCAGTGGCCCCAAGGGCCCCGGCAGACCGGGCAGCACCAGGTCAGGGCGGTGATCCCGGCCCGGGTTCCGTCCGCCGGGCAGTGACGGGCCGTCATCCCCGCCGTCGTGTCAGGCGTATGGCAGGTGAATGGCGCACGTATGGCGCACCCCAAGGCACCCTTGTGGGTTCGCCATGGATCGGTCAATCTTTCGCTGGCAGCAGGGCGTGCCGTTCACCGGACGACGCAGAGAACGGGGCGTTCCGATGGCTGATTTGTCATGCCCCTGTCGGGAGTCGGTCGCCCGGCTCCGGCACCACCCCCCACCAGAGCACCGCCGATGAGGAGGACCCCTCAGATGTCAGTGACGCGTCACACCCCCCAGGCCCGTCGAAGACTCGCCGCGGCGACCGTCATAGCCACCGCAGCCGCCGTCGCACTCGCCACCGCCTCGCTTCCGGCGACCGCGGCCGAGCGCGCCCCCGAAGGCGTGATTCTGAACGCGGGCGCCCCGGGCACCATCAGCGACAGCTACATCGTGACGCTGAGGGACTCGGCCGTGAAGTCCGACTCCGCCCAGGGCAAGGCCCTCGCGAAGAAGTACGGCGCGAGCGTCGAACGGACCTACCGCTCGGCCCTCAACGGCTACGCGGTCGAGGCCTCGGCCGCCGAGGCGAAGAAGTTCGCCGCCGACCCGGCCGTCGCGTCCGTCTCGCAGAACCGCACCTTCACGGCTTCCGCCACCCAGAGCAACCCGCCCTCCTGGGGCCTCGACCGGATCGACCAGCGGAACCTGCCGCTGGACCAGCGCTACACCTACCCCGACAAGGCCGGTGAGGGCGTCACCGCCTACATCATCGACACCGGGGTGCGCATCAGCCACAGCGACTTCGGCGGCCGGGCCTTCAACGGCTTCGACGCCGTGGACAACGACAACGTGTCGCAGGACGGCAACGGCCACGGCACGCACGTGGCGGGCACCGTGGCCGGCACCGCGTACGGCGTGGCCAAGAAGGCCAAGATCGTCGGCGTGCGGGTGCTGAACAACAGCGGCTCCGGCACCACCGCGGGAGTCGTGGCCGGCATCGACTGGGTGACGGCCAACGCCGTCAAGCCGGCCGTCGCCAACATGAGCCTCGGCGGCGGCGCGGACTCGGTGCTCGACGCCGCGGTGCGCCGGTCCGTCGCCTCCGGCGTCACCTACGCCGTCGCGGCGGGCAACGAGTCCACCGACGCCTCGACCAAGTCGCCGGCGCGTGTCGCCGAGGCGATCACGGTGGGCTCGACGACCAACACCGACGCCCGCTCCAGCTTCTCCAACTACGGCTCGATCGTGGACATCTTCGCCCCCGGTTCCTCGATCACCTCGTCGTGGCACACCAGCGACAGTGCCACGAACACCATCTCCGGCACGTCGATGGCCAGCCCGCACGTCGCCGGCGCCGCCGCGATCTACCTCGCCGACAACCCGGGCTCCACCCCCGCCCAGATCTCCGCCGCCCTGGTCGCGGCCTCCACTCCCGGGGTCGTCACCAACCCGGGCAGCGGCTCGCCGAACCGGCTGCTGTACGTGGGCCCCGGCGGCACCACCCCGCCGCCCGGCAAGAAGTTCGAGAACACCACCGGGTACGCGATCAACGACAACGCCACCGTCGAGGCGCCGGTCACCGTCACCGGTGTCACCGGTAACGCCCCGGCCGCGCTGAGCGTCCCGGTCAACATCTCGCACACCTACATCGGCGACCTGAGGATCGACCTGGTCGCGCCCGACGGTTCCGTCTACAACCTGAAGGCGTACGGCACCGGCGGCAGCGCCGACAACGTGGTCACCACGTACACCGTCAACGCCTCCTCCGAGGTCGCCAACGGCACCTGGAAGCTCCGGGTCGGCGACAACGCGAGCGCCGACACCGGGCGGATCAACAGCTGGGCGCTCCAGTTCTGAGACACGCCCCGGCGTGCCGGGCCGAATCGCCGAACCCCTGAACACCTGAACCGCTGAGTCCCGGACGTCGGGCCGGGGCGGCCGCGTCACGCGGCCGCCCCGGCCCCTTCGGTGCCGGTGGCGGTGTCAGCGGCGGTTGAGCCCGCGGTCGACCGCGGTGATCAGCTCACCGTTCTCCGTGTCCCCGTCCAGCGACCAGAACATCGCCCCGCCGAGGCCCTTGTCCCGGATGTACGAGGCCTTGGTGCGCAGCACCTGCGGGTCGTCGTACGTCCACAGCGTCGTGCCGTCGAACAGCCACGCGTGGCCGTTCTTCACGTCACGGTGGACCTTGTACGCCCCCGACGCGGCCAGCTTCTTGAGGACCTTGTAGTCCTCGTAGCCCGCCGCCCAGGTGGCCGGAGCCGGGGCCGTGGCCGGCTGGCCCATGCCCGTGCCGCCGCCGCTCACTCCGGTCCAGCCCTGGCCGTAGGTCGGCAGGCCCACCACGATCTTGTGCTTGGGCGCACCGCGGCGCACCCAGTCGCGCACGGTCTGATCGACGCTGAAGTCGTTCTTCGCGTACAGGGCCGACTGCTGCGCCGTCTTCTTCTCGCCGGAGACGTGGTAGTCGTAGCCCTGGATGTTGACGAAGTCGAAGTCCCTCATGAGGCGCTTCACGTCGAAGCCCGCGTCGATCGCCTTCGGGTTGGCCGCCACGTAGGCCGACAGGTCGTAGTGCTTCGGCTTCGGCTTCCCGTGCCCGTGGCCCTTGCCCTTGGCGGCCTTCTCCTTGGCCTTCGCCTGGCTCTTCGCGTAGGCGTCGAGCTGGGTGCGGAACTCGTGGATCAGGGCGGTGAAGTTCTTCTTGTCCTCCGGGCGGTAGACGGTGCCCTCGTTGCCCGGCGAGCCGGGCCACTCCCAGTCGACGTCGATGCCGTCGAAGAGGCCGACCGCCGCGCCCCGGCCGCCGCGGGCCCCGTCCACCGGGAGGTCGCCCTTGATGTACAGGTCGACGCAGGAGGCGACGAGGGCCTTGCGCGAGGCCGCGGTGCGGACCGCGTCGGAGAAGTGGGTGGAGTAGCTCCAGCCGCCCAGCGAGATCATGACCTTGAGGCCGGGGTGCTTGGCCTTCAGCTCGCGCAGCTGGTTGAAGTTGCCCGCGAGCGGCTGGGCGTCGGTGTCGGCGACGCCGTCCACCGATCCCGCCGCGTCGAGCGGACGGCCGTAGTCGGCCCAGGCGTCCGCCTGGCCGGGGATGTTGCCGGTGAAGCACTTGCCCTCGGCGTTGACGTTGCCGAAGGCGTAGTTGATGTGGGTCAGCTTGGCCGCGGCCCCGCTGGTGTCCAGGTCCTTGACCTGGAAGTCGCGTCCGTAGATCCCCCATTGGGTGAAGTAGCCGACGCTCTTGTACGCGGGGCGGTGGTGCCCCTTGTCGCGGTCGCCGCCGTTGCTCCGGTCGTGGTCGGCGCTGGCCGTGGCGGCGGGCGCGATGCCCCCCAGCAGGGCC
The nucleotide sequence above comes from Streptomyces sp. NBC_01116. Encoded proteins:
- a CDS encoding S8 family serine peptidase, with the translated sequence MSVTRHTPQARRRLAAATVIATAAAVALATASLPATAAERAPEGVILNAGAPGTISDSYIVTLRDSAVKSDSAQGKALAKKYGASVERTYRSALNGYAVEASAAEAKKFAADPAVASVSQNRTFTASATQSNPPSWGLDRIDQRNLPLDQRYTYPDKAGEGVTAYIIDTGVRISHSDFGGRAFNGFDAVDNDNVSQDGNGHGTHVAGTVAGTAYGVAKKAKIVGVRVLNNSGSGTTAGVVAGIDWVTANAVKPAVANMSLGGGADSVLDAAVRRSVASGVTYAVAAGNESTDASTKSPARVAEAITVGSTTNTDARSSFSNYGSIVDIFAPGSSITSSWHTSDSATNTISGTSMASPHVAGAAAIYLADNPGSTPAQISAALVAASTPGVVTNPGSGSPNRLLYVGPGGTTPPPGKKFENTTGYAINDNATVEAPVTVTGVTGNAPAALSVPVNISHTYIGDLRIDLVAPDGSVYNLKAYGTGGSADNVVTTYTVNASSEVANGTWKLRVGDNASADTGRINSWALQF
- a CDS encoding glycoside hydrolase family 18 protein; translated protein: MRRRNLSRMTTAGVALALLGGIAPAATASADHDRSNGGDRDKGHHRPAYKSVGYFTQWGIYGRDFQVKDLDTSGAAAKLTHINYAFGNVNAEGKCFTGNIPGQADAWADYGRPLDAAGSVDGVADTDAQPLAGNFNQLRELKAKHPGLKVMISLGGWSYSTHFSDAVRTAASRKALVASCVDLYIKGDLPVDGARGGRGAAVGLFDGIDVDWEWPGSPGNEGTVYRPEDKKNFTALIHEFRTQLDAYAKSQAKAKEKAAKGKGHGHGKPKPKHYDLSAYVAANPKAIDAGFDVKRLMRDFDFVNIQGYDYHVSGEKKTAQQSALYAKNDFSVDQTVRDWVRRGAPKHKIVVGLPTYGQGWTGVSGGGTGMGQPATAPAPATWAAGYEDYKVLKKLAASGAYKVHRDVKNGHAWLFDGTTLWTYDDPQVLRTKASYIRDKGLGGAMFWSLDGDTENGELITAVDRGLNRR